The following proteins come from a genomic window of Sesamum indicum cultivar Zhongzhi No. 13 linkage group LG10, S_indicum_v1.0, whole genome shotgun sequence:
- the LOC105171688 gene encoding uncharacterized protein LOC105171688 has protein sequence MAFLSFLGRLLFVSVFILSAYQEFNEFGVDGGPAAKNLKPKFDVFSKHITTQTGFQVPHVDVKHLILGAIIMKALGSLLFVFGSSFGALILLLHQAISAAILYDFYNYDADKKEFSELFLKFTQGLALLGALLFFIGMKNSMPRRSKRAAPKAKTN, from the exons ATGGCGTTCCTCTCTTTCCTTGGTAGACTGCTCTTCGTCTCTGTCTTCATTCTCTCCGCCTATCAAGA GTTCAATGAATTCGGAGTTGATGGTGGGCCAGCGGCAAAGAATTTAAAgccaaaatttgatgttttctcCAAGCATATTACAACCCAGACTGGATTTCAAGTGCCACATGTAGAT GTGAAACATTTGATATTAGGCGCCATCATTATGAAAGCTCTCGGAAGCCTCCTGTTTGTGTTTGGCAGCTCATTTGGAGCTTTAATCCTG CTTTTGCATCAAGCAATTTCAGCAGCCATCTTGTATGACTTCTACAACTACGATGCTGACAAGAAAGAGTTCAGTGAGCTCTTTCTCAAGTTCACTCAG GGCTTGGCCTTGCTTGGGGCGCTGCTCTTCTTCATCGGCATGAAGAACTCAATGCCAAGGAGATCAAAGAGGGCGGCTCCTAAAGCgaaaacaaattaa
- the LOC105171689 gene encoding 1-aminocyclopropane-1-carboxylate oxidase homolog 1 has protein sequence MQLEISTSTSVLITLTINFNNSKQSSKKMKIMEAMTGAVDSAASKLDRARELRAFDDTKAGVKGLVDAGVENVPQIFLLPRNNTKSGTGDTAKVNFTIPVIDLQGVEIDSTLRQEIVHRIRHASETWGFFQVVNHGIPVGVLEEMLRGVRRFNEQDVGVKKQFYTRDVSRKFVFNSNFDLYASPAANWRDTFFCFMAPTPPQPQELPASCRDIQIEYSRHVMTLGVRLFGLLSEALGLETSRLTNMDCANGLAFVGHYYPSCPQPELTLGASKHTDDGFLTVVLQDHIGGLQIFAENQWIDVPPVPGALVINIGDLLQLISNDKFKSVEHRVLANREGPRVSVACFFSTALMPSSKLYGPIQDLLSEDNPAKYRETTVEEFFSYSYAKGLDGVSPLLHFKI, from the exons ATGCAGCTTGAAATATCTACTTCCACATCagtattaattacattaactaTAAACTTCAACAACAGCAAACAGAGcagcaagaaaatgaaaatcatgGAGGCCATGACAGGAGCCGTGGATTCTGCTGCATCCAAGCTTGATCGCGCCAGGGAACTACGAGCTTTCGACGATACCAAAGCCGGAGTCAAGGGATTGGTGGATGCAGGCGTCGAGAACGTCCCTCAAATTTTCCTTCTTCCCCGCAACAACACGAAGAGCGGAACAGGCGATACAGCCAAGGTGAATTTCACCATTCCTGTGATCGACCTTCAAGGTGTTGAAATCGATTCAACACTTCGCCAGGAGATCGTCCATAGAATTAGGCATGCATCGGAGACATGGGGCTTCTTTCAGGTGGTGAACCATGGGATTCCTGTTGGTGTACTGGAGGAAATGCTTCGTGGTGTACGTAGATTTAACGAACAAGACGTAGGGGTGAAGAAGCAATTCTACACGCGCGatgtttcaagaaaattcGTGTTCAACAGCAACTTTGATCTGTACGCTTCACCAGCTGCTAATTGGAGGGACACTTTCTTCTGCTTCATGGCTCCTACTCCACCCCAGCCCCAAGAATTGCCAGCTTCATGCAG AGACATACAAATTGAGTATTCAAGACATGTAATGACCTTGGGGGTTCGGCTATTTGGCTTGCTGTCCGAGGCTCTTGGTCTTGAAACTAGTCGCCTGACAAACATGGATTGTGCCAATGGGCTCGCTTTCGTGGGACATTACTATCCATCGTGCCCTCAGCCGGAACTGACTTTAGGAGCAAGCAAGCATACGGATGACGGCTTCCTTACCGTGGTCCTACAAGACCACATTGGAGGCCTGCAAATTTTTGCAGAGAATCAGTGGATTGACGTTCCTCCAGTGCCTGGCGCTCTAGTAATTAACATTGGAGATCTACTACAG CTTATATCAAATGACAAGTTCAAAAGTGTGGAGCACAGAGTTCTGGCAAATCGGGAAGGTCCAAGAGTATCAGTGGCGTGCTTCTTCAGCACTGCACTCATGCCATCCTCCAAGCTGTATGGGCCAATCCAGGACTTGCTGTCGGAAGATAACCCAGCAAAGTACCGGGAAACAACTGTAGAGGAGTTTTTTTCCTACTCCTACGCTAAAGGTCTTGATGGGGTTTCCCCCTTGCTGCATTTCAAgatctaa
- the LOC105171716 gene encoding 1-aminocyclopropane-1-carboxylate oxidase homolog 1 — MGTGEPAATKEQDFDRLSELKAFDEMKAGVKGLVDAGITKVPRIFYSQTDGFDRAPADDFAIPLIDIDAVEKNPSLRTSVVDRVRDASGKWGFFQVVNHGIPGSVLEEMLEGVRRFYEQDAEVKKQWYTRDGLKTVVYNSNYNLYAAESVDWRDTTYICMAPTPPDPEDLPLECRDIIVEYSKQVTKLGRYLFELLSEALNLNPNHLKNIGCADGLGVLYHYYPPCPEPELTLGASAHTDIDFLTVLLQDHIGGLQVLYNNQWFDIPPVPGALVVNIGDLLQLVSNDNFKSGLHRVLASPAGPRLSVACFFTTGLIPSPKVYGPIKELLSDDNPPKYRETTVREYSLHYNTKKDHEASALLDFLV; from the exons ATGGGAACTGGAGAACCGGCTGCGACGAAAGAGCAAGATTTTGACAGATTGAGTGAGCTGAAAGCCTTCGATGAAATGAAAGCTGGTGTCAAGGGGCTGGTCGACGCTGGGATCACTAAGGTCCCTCGTATATTCTATTCGCAGACAGATGGGTTCGACAGGGCCCCTGCCGATGATTTTGCTATCCCGCTGATAGACATTGATGCTGTCGAGAAAAACCCGAGCCTGCGCACAAGTGTGGTCGACAGGGTGAGGGATGCGTCGGGGAAATGGGGGTTCTTCCAGGTGGTTAATCATGGGATTCCAGGCAGCGTTTTGGAGGAAATGCTGGAAGGTGTCAGGAGATTCTACGAGCAAGATGCTGAGGTCAAGAAACAATGGTACACCAGGGATGGCTTGAAAACGGTGGTCTACAACAGTAATTATAATCTTTACGCGGCCGAATCAGTTGACTGGAGAGACACCACTTACATCTGCATGGCTCCTACGCCTCCTGATCCGGAGGATTTGCCCCTGGAATGCAG AGACATCATTGTTGAATACTCCAAGCAAGTAACAAAATTAGGTCGATATTTATTCGAGTTACTATCTGAGGCTCTTAATCTCAACCCAAACCATCTGAAAAACATTGGCTGTGCTGATGGGCTCGGCGTTTTGTACCACTACTATCCACCGTGCCCGGAGCCAGAACTCACCTTAGGTGCAAGCGCTCATACCGACATCGACTTCCTGACCGTTCTACTCCAAGACCACATTGGAGGGCTCCAAGTTCTTTACAACAACCAATGGTTTGACATTCCTCCTGTGCCTGGAGCGCTGGTGGTCAACATTGGAGACCTTTTACAG cTGGTATCAAACGACAATTTCAAGAGCGGACTACATAGAGTGCTGGCAAGCCCGGCTGGTCCAAGGTTATCGGTCGCGTGTTTCTTTACTACCGGTTTGATCCCATCACCAAAAGTGTATGGACCTATTAAAGAGTTGTTGTCCGATGATAATCCTCCCAAGTACAGGGAAACCACAGTCAGAGAATACTCGCTGCACTACAACACGAAAAAGGATCACGAAGCTTCAGCTTTGTTAGACTTTTTAGTCTAA
- the LOC105171717 gene encoding jasmonate O-methyltransferase — protein sequence MDVEKVFHMKGGTGETSYFNNSSLQKSVAEKMKDITLEAIKQMYVTLRPKSLGIADLGCSSGSNALLYIKRLVGAVEKATQSVEQAAPEFRVCLNDLPTNDFSTVFQALPDLYQELKKGRNIDEAPSVYVAAYPGSFYGRLFPENSLHFVYSFSSLHWLSRVPPGIYDKQGVSLNRKSIYITKNSPAQVCEAYAQQFRQDFSLFLNCRSQEVVRGGGMVLLLTGRSSPDFYCKDNIFPWELLYQSFSILVAQGKVEEEKVDSYDVHYYGPSREEIEDEVRKEGSFKLDRGEVLKKETDCTSSGVAVAKTVRAVQESMLSNHFGEAILDELFDEYGRLLDQEMAKEAVTFIDIALILTKL from the exons ATGGATGTAGAGAAAGTCTTCCACATGAAGGGTGGGACTGGAGAGACTAGCTATTTCAACAATTCTTCACTTCAG AAAAGTGTGGCGGAAAAGATGAAGGACATAACCCTGGAAGCCATAAAACAAATGTACGTTACTCTAAGGCCAAAAAGCTTAGGCATAGCCGACCTCGGCTGTTCATCTGGATCGAACGCTCTGCTGTACATTAAACGACTCGTGGGTGCCGTCGAGAAGGCCACTCAGAGTGTTGAGCAAGCTGCACCGGAGTTCCGTGTGTGCCTGAACGATCTTCCAACCAATGATTTCAGCACAGTTTTCCAGGCATTGCCGGATTTGTACCAGGAGTTGAAGAAAGGAAGGAACATTGATGAGGCTCCGTCAGTTTATGTAGCTGCTTATCCAGGCAGTTTTTACGGCAGACTTTTCCCGGAGAATAGCCTTCACTTCGTGTATTCCTTCAGCAGTCTGCATTGGCTGTCCAGG GTTCCTCCAGGAATTTACGACAAGCAAGGCGTGTCGTTAAACAGAAAAAGCATTTACATAACGAAAAACAGCCCGGCACAGGTATGCGAAGCGTACGCCCAACAGTTCCGACAGGACTTCTCACTGTTCCTCAACTGTCGGTCCCAAGAAGTTGTGAGGGGAGGAGGAATGGTGCTGTTGTTGACGGGAAGAAGCAGTCCAGACTTTTACTGCAAGGACAACATATTTCCTTGGGAACTTCTTTATCAATCTTTCAGCATCCTCGTTGCTCAG GGTAAAGTTGAGGAGGAAAAGGTGGATTCTTACGATGTTCACTATTACGGTCCATCCAGAGAAGAAATAGAAGATGAAGTAAGAAAGGAGGGTTCTTTCAAATTGGACCGTGGGGAGGTGCTCAAAAAGGAGACGGATTGTACCAGCTCCGGTGTGGCCGTCGCCAAAACAGTGAGAGCAGTCCAAGAATCCATGCTCTCCAACCACTTTGGAGAGGCAATATTGGACGAGTTGTTTGACGAATACGGGAGATTGCTGGATCAAGAGATGGCCAAAGAAGCTGTCACGTTCATTGACATTGCTCTTATTCTTACCAAATTATGA